The following proteins are co-located in the Pyxicephalus adspersus chromosome Z, UCB_Pads_2.0, whole genome shotgun sequence genome:
- the LOC140344511 gene encoding rho-related GTP-binding protein RhoG-like yields the protein MQTIKCVVVGDGAVGKTCLLISYTTNAFPEEYIPTVFDNYSAQMTVDGRTVSLNLWDTAGQEEYDRLRTLSYPQTNVFIICFSIGSPSSYANVRHKWHPEVSHHCPNVPLLLVGTKRDLRNDTETIKKLKEQSLSPTTPQQGSSLARQIGAVKYLECSALHQEGVREVFAEAVRAVLNPVIKKKREKCVLL from the coding sequence ATGCAGACCATAAAGTGTGTGGTTGTTGGTGACGGTGCTGTGGGGAAGACTTGCCTCCTGATCAGTTACACCACCAATGCCTTCCCCGAGGAATACATCCCCACCGTGTTTGACAATTACAGCGCCCAGATGACGGTGGACGGCAGGACGGTCAGCCTGAACTTGTGGGATACGGCCGGGCAGGAGGAATACGACCGCCTACGTACCCTGTCCTACCCCCAGACCAATGTCTTCATCATCTGCTTCTCCATCGGCAGCCCCTCCTCCTATGCCAACGTCAGACACAAATGGCACCCGGAGGTCTCCCACCATTGCCCCAATGTGCCGCTTTTACTTGTGGGCACCAAGCGGGATCTCCGGAATGACACAGAGACTATAAAGAAGCTAAAAGAGCAAAGTTTGTCCCCCACCACCCCCCAGCAGGGCTCCTCCCTGGCCAGGCAGATCGGGGCCGTTAAGTACCTGGAATGTTCGGCTCTGCACCAGGAAGGGGTGAGGGAAGTATTTGCAGAGGCCGTCCGCGCTGTTCTAAATCCCGTGATAAAGAAGAAGCGGGAGAAGTGCGTTCTCTTATAG